TTGATCCACTCTTCATTATCAGGTAACTGACATTCATAATTATAATCAATATTTGCACAGCCGGCTTGGAGAGCCAACAATAAAAGACAAACATATTTTTTCATAGTGCATAACGCTCGTAGAACGAACAAAATTGAAGCACAGCGCAAACTTTGTCGGTGTACCTACGTTTGGTGCGCCCAGAATGGATGTAGACTAATGGGGTGAAGGTCCGCTGTAGGAAAATCACCATTTAATAAGGTCCCATTAAATGCTAACTACTGGCGAATGGCAACTGCATCATCGATAGGTCTTGTCGAAAGGAAGCCACCAGCAAAATACTGTGAGCTGACGAGCAGATATCTCCTATAAGATTTAGCTCAGAGGTAAGATGACTGGGGCATCGAAGCCATGTGATCCAATGGATAGATATTCATTACGGGTAGGAAACTGCCCATTGCGGACCCGCCTGATGGATGGTGTGGGGCTGGTATCTAGAAACTATCGACCCGGTTTATGAAATTTCCTCTGGATTAAAAATAAGACGAATTTTACTAATGCGGCCTACTTTAAAATGAAACGTTTGAACTATTAATGTACTTCTACAATTTTTAGTGAATTTATATATGTAACATATTGAATTCGGATTGCGAAACTCTTCTACCATTTCATACGATACATTAACTGGAGGCGAAGCTTTCAAAGATTCTATATATTCTTTGGCCGACTTACATTTAAACAATGGCCCTTCAAAATCAAGCTTTTCATCTAGTATTAAGTCTAATGAATCAAAGTCCTTCGTTTCAAAGAATATGTCCATATATTTTCGGGCAAGCTCTATTTCGTTCATATCGATTTCACATAACGTTTGCTCAGCCACCACAGAGATGGCCCCGGCTTGTGCTAGCTTACAAGTCTGTTTCTGAACACCTATCAAAGGTAGAGCTTAAGGCGTCACTGCCATTGACACAATACGGAAACCAACAATACCCCATCACCCGCCTCGCCGCTCACAGATCTCGCTTGGTGCGACTCCAAACTATCACAGTGTCTCCTGCTGTGTACCCAGAGCATTCCTTTGTGGAAGAGGGGAGGGATTATGAGCACCGGCGCCAGTGGATTGAGACTGTAATGTAAAAGCTGGCTATTATCTTTGCGCTGGATATCGCCGCCTATGCGGTAATAAGTAATCACTATCATATGGTGCTTTATATCGATGCTAAAACGGCCAATAGTTGGTCTGATACTGAGGCTATTCTCCGCTAGCAGGAATTATTTAAATCCTCTAATTTAGCTCAGCGAGTCATTCAGGGCACCGTACTTGACAGCAGTGAAGAGAGCAAACTTAAAGAGCTGAGCGAGCTATGGCGAGAGCGATTATTGGATATCAGCTGGTTTACACGCTGCCTAAACGAGTCTATTGTCCGCCACGCCAACACAGAATATCACTGTACTGACTGCTTCAAGGGGTGGCGCTTCTAGTCTCAGGCGTTATTGGGTGAAAGAACCTTAGCCGCCTGCATACCTTATATCGATCTCATTCCTATCCGTGCCGATATTGCGAAAACCGCAGAGGGCTCCGATCACATATCCATTCAACTGCGTATTCGCACTGAGCCCCCAGGTGAGCAGCCCAAGGACTTACTCACATTTGTGGGCTGTGAACACCTCAATATTCCGAAAGGGTTGCCCTTTCAGCTGGATCGCGTTGCCATTTCTCAAAAAATGCCCTCTATCCTCGAACGGTTTAGCATCTCAGCAAAACACGGTCTCTATCTCAATCAGAACTTTGAAAGCCGCTATTAAAGCCTTGCGGGATCAGCAGAGGCTGTACGGTAAACCTGTAATTAGCTCAATAAACGCTGGGTGCATAGCATAGGTGACTGCCAACGTTTCCTGGTGGTAACACCTCACTAATTCCCTCACAGACTTTCGATGCTACTTCTTCCGATTTGGCCAAAATCGTGTAATTTTCAAACCGAAAGCATATTTTTTCAGCACTTTACTTTGTCCGAAGCATACCCGGAGAAATGGCCGTTAAGGTGGAAAGCCTGTACTATTTCGGATGTCATCTTTCAGTCTGTGGGTGTCCTAGTGTGCACTCTCAATCAGAAGCGAATATTCGTTTTTTTCAACCTTCTGATTGGTGTTTCAATGATTACGGCTGACGTTAAGTAGTGTTTTTGGTTTCTAATAGGAGTATTTGTCTGCCTTGGTTCCGAAAGGTAATCGTATAGCCGTAAATTCTGGCTATAGTATCCAGTTTCGGGGAGTACTAATCTTTTGTCCAACCATCGACAATCATTAATAATCTCCCCGGTCTCGATTGATTTATAAAGAGCATGTTATGTCCAGAAAAATATTATCCTTAAAGGTAAAGAGAAATACGGAGCCTAAGAAGGCTGATAAAAAGCAAGAGGATACTTCTGATCCAAAGAAACGGTTCTTAAATGGAGTAGCTATTAACCCATCTGAGCCTATTCGCCTTGAGTCAGGTTCTCAGCAACTTACGGTAAGGGCGATGGATTTGATTACGCCAATTGGTAAGGGGCAACGAGGCTTGATTGTGGCTCCACCGGGCTGTGGCAAAACCACTATCCTGAAACATATCTGCCAAGCAGTGGGGAAGGCTTACCCCGAAATAAAGCTGTACGCTTTACTTATTGATGAAAGGCCAGAGGAGGTTACTGACTTTAAGCGAAGTGTACCGGCCGAAGTTTATGCGTCCTCTTCTGATCATAGCTATGAAGAGCATGTGAGAGTAGCTAATGAACTCCATGATAGGGCCTGTAAGGAAGCCGGTGAAGGCCTGGATGTAATGATCGTGGTTGACTCGTTGACAAGGCTTTCACGGGTACACAATGCGCAGCGGAGTGGTAGGGGACGTACGATGTCTGGCGGGATAGATGCAAGGGCTATGGAGATACCCAGAAAGCTCTTTGGCGCTGCTAGGAAGATTGAAGGTGGTGGCTCACTTACGATTCTGGCAACGATACTCGTGGATACTGGAAGCCGAATGGACCAGGTGATATTTGAGGAGTTTAAGGGCACGGGAAATATGGAGGTAGTATTGTCAAAGGAAGTTGCGAGACAGCGAATTTTCCCTGCCTTGGATATTGCTAAAAGCAGTACTCGCCGAGAGGAAATCCTGTTCAACTCGAAAGATATTGCAACGATAAGAGCTTTACGAAGAACGCTTGCCAGCCTAAAGCCTGTAGATGGCACTAAAAAACTTATTGAACTCCTTGAAAAGTACCCGACTAATGCGGAGTTACTTGACCATTAACTTTTAGTTAAGTTTAAGGGGAATATTTAGTCGCTTAGCATTTTTGGAGTTAGTTGCTTAGCGACCGAGTCCTTATTAGGACAGCTGTTATTCAGTTAAGGGCTTTACACCTCAATCCTCTGGTGTGTTTTTACAGGATACCGCCCAATGAGGAGCTTAGTGGAAAAGTGGCCTTAATATGCCGAAAGGGTTGCCCTTTCAGCTGGATCACTATTTGGCGTTAGTAGACAATGGTTGGCATTTAGCCCCCCAAAAGCGAGGTGCCATTTCTCAAAAGGCGCCCCCTATCTTGAGCGGCTGGACATCTCAGCAAAACACTGGCTCTATCTCAGCTAGAACTTTGAAAGCCGCTTTAAAGGTTTGGTGGGATCAGTTGAGAGGGTAAAGCAAGCTTGTATCCAACTCGATAAACGCTGGGTACACGGAATAGGGATTGCCGGCGTTTCCTCTCAGCCACACCATGCTAACCTACTCCCACCCCAAATACTCTATAACACGATTACCATTATTTTATCCAAAATAGCATTTCCAAAAATCTGCATATCAATTCTCAGAACTTAATCTATCTTACCTATAAATCAAAGGGTAAGAGCCCCCAGAAAGAGAGCTTGCTCTACAGTTCACAACATCCTCCAGCCTTTGGGTGTCCTAATGTGTGTGTGCACTAATTTGCGTAATAGGGCAATAAACAATACCCGTAGCAACCAATAAGGTTACTATACCGGGTGCTTTCACCTAAATTTATGTATCTTCTGAAGATTCACGTATGCGCTCTTTTCGTTCCAGTTCCTCTTGCATCACCGCTTTGATTTCTTCTAGCACGGCGTCGACATCGGCGCTGTCATCGTCATCATCAAACTTGCCGCTGAGCGTTGAGCTAGTCGTTAAGTTACCCTCTTCAAACAGTGCCCACATTTCCTTGGCGTATTGAGTCTGTAATAAAGAGGGGGCAAATCTGCCATAATAACGACGCATATTGTCGACGTCGCGAGTGAACATTTCTTGTGCACTGTTATTGGCAGCGGCATTAACAGCTTGGGGTAAATCGATAATCACAGGGCCGGAATCATCCACTAGGACGTTAAATTCGGATAAATCACCATGTACAATTCCCTCGTGAAGCATGAGCATGATGTAATGAATCATTAATGCATGATCTTGAATTGCTTGCTCTTCTGACATTGTCACATCGCCAAGCCGTGGTGCGACATTGCCTGCTTCGTCAGTGATTAACTCCATCAATAATACACCGTCAACACAACCAAAAGTCTTGGGAACTCGTACATGAGCGCGTGCTAAACGGGATAAAGCATCAACTTCGGCATTTTGCCAAATCTCTTCCTGCTGTTGGCGGCCATAATTTGACCGTTTTTGCATGGCACGTGCTTGACGACCACTGCGAACTTTACGCCCTTCTTGGTACTGTGCGGCCTTTTTAAAACTACGCTTAGTTGCGTCTTTATAGACTTTGGCGCAACGAATTTGGTCACGACAACGGACAATAAATATATCGGCTTCTTTACCGCTCATTAGGCGGCTGATAACTTCATCGATTAAGCCATCATCGATGAGAGGCTGTAGACGTTTGGGAGTTTTCACTAGATACCAGCTTCGAGTGTTCGGCAATTAATCATATATGCTATTGACATATTTCCATGTGTATTTGAGGCAAGAAATCTAATCCTGCTTATGGATAAAGAGCGATTATGGGGCCCTATAATGCCCGCGTAAAGGATGGGAGCAATAAGAATCGCACTTGACATGTTATGAACAATGCGGTGAAAGCCCCCAGTAGGAAGATCACCGTTTAATGACCTCTAACTGCCAGCGAATAGCTATACCATAAGGTTTTGTGGGGAGGAAGCCGCGAGTAAAACTATGAGTTAGCGAACAGAAACATCCTATATGGCTTAGTCTGGAGGCCAAGGGTGCCGAAGCCACGTGATCTAATGGGTAGGGTTAATGATGTAGCTGATTTGTGAAATTTTATACTCTTACCTTGGGAAATCTGTGTAATTTGTTTCAGTTATTCTGTCGGCGTGGCTACTGGCTGTTAAGTAGGTCCAACCGGTTAGCATTCATGACCCGCATGATGGGTGGTGTGGTGGCCGGTAGTTAGAAACTACCGGCCACCCGATTTATATTTCTTCTTGTTGAGGAACAAAAGCCTCTTTACTGCCAACGAGAACCACAATAAGAAGTATTATATCGATGACAATGCTAGAGATTGAGCCAGGTATTTGAGCCATCAAGAACCCACTATTTGACTGCGAGCTAATTACTGCTTGAATAATGGCCCAAATAACAGACGCAGCGATAGCTATATAGAAAAGTTTTATCGCGAAATCTTTAGTCATCATTAGAAATATTCCAGATATAAGATACAGACCTGCTACGACCATAGATACTATACCAAAAACAATTGACCAAGATTCATACCACTCTGGGACCTTAAACTGTTCTTGCATAGACTCCATCATTTGAGAAAACTCAATTCGTTTGGGTTCACCTTCCTCTTCAATTTCTAGCATCAATTGGGGCATATCCTTTCCATCAGGAGTCTTCCCTTTACTGAATTCAGCCATCATTTCTTTCTGCATTTCGAGCATCGAGGGCATGGCTATTTCCTGAGCGCCACCAAGAACCCCAAATATCCCGAAGATAATTGCCAACACTCCAACTATTGTCGCCCATGTAGGTCTTTTCATTTCCTACTCCATAGTTCAGTAAAAATATAACGCCTTTGTAATGGGCAGCTTTGTAGCAAAGCCACGTTTAAAGCTGTCCAGCCCGAAGGGCGATCGTTGACAAACTTGGTACGCCCAGCATGGGCGTGAACTAATGGGGTGAAAGTCCCCTGTATGAAGATCACCGTTTAATGAGCTCCATTAAATGCTAACTACTAGCGAATGGCAACTGCAACACCGTGAGGTCTTGTGGGGAGGAAGTCGCTAGCAAAACTAGGAGCTGACGAACAGAAACATCCTGTAAGGCTTAGCCTGGAGGCGAGGTGCCCAAGGACACCGAAGCCATGTGATCTGACGGGTAGAGTAAATGGTGCAGTTGTGTAGTGAAAGTTCATGTTCTTATCTGGGGAGATCGGTTTAGCTTCCTGCTGTGAGGCTGTCAGCGTGGCCGCTGACTCATAAGTAGGCCCAGCCCGCTAGCCACCATCGCGGGGGTAAAAAAAGTGGTGGAACACAGCAGCGCTTTGCTCAGTAATGAGTAGGGTGATTAAACAGAATTCAGCAGACGGCATAGTAGCCAAATGCCAAGATTAATACCTTGGACAGGGTGAAGGCCTGAGCCTAAATCCACGAGTTGAAAGACAGGGCTAGCCTACTGATATGTTTCCAGTCGGTTAAAGTTGATGTAGCGCACTGCCATGACACTCAACTCAAATGAAGATCTGCTCGACACTATCGTTGGGTTGAGATTTATTACGGATAGGAGCCGCCCATTGCGGACCCGCGCGATGGGTGGTGTGGGGTCCTGTAATTAGAAACTACCGACTACCCGATTTAAGCATTAGTTTTTAGGGCCTCTTTGGTTGTGTCCACAGCTTGCTGTAGATCCTTGGAGTAACTTTTTAGTTTCTTTAAATCACCTTTGATAAGAGCTTCTTTAACTTCCGTTACCAAGTTTTTTGTGTTTTCAGTAGTATCCACAATTATGCCTGAAATCCTTGAGGCATCATTTAATCCCCATTCTTTGGCTTTATCTCCAACCAGGGGAAGACCTTCAATAATAGGGCATGCAACCTCTAAAGTATTATGTATTTTACTCAGGTTTTTAAAGCTGTACGCTTGAATAACAGATGTCAATTCTGTGACCTGTAAAGAAACATCTTGTACGGCATCAATCAGAGGCTTATTTTCATTGATTTCAGCAAGTGCTTTTCGTGCTCCTTGGAAATGGGTATACACGAAAAATAAAAAGCACCCGATAGTCAATATCGCTCCAACAACAAATAACTCAGACGGTAAAGTTAGTCCAGGTATGTTAGCCAATACCATAGATAAAATGCCAGCAAACCCAAAGGCTAATGCGAACCCCCCAGTCTTATATAGTTTATCCATTCCCTTAGAAAGACTATCTGATATGCGAACTACATCCTGCGTTGCTATTTGGTTCATATAGACATACCTATTGTTTGGTGGAGAGATTGATGCATAACGCACCTCTGTCAAAACCATAGGGAAGTGAAGGTTTTGGCGTCGAGTGCCTTAACTTGATACGCCCAGCATGGACGTGAACTAATGGGGTGAAAGTCCCCTGTAGGAGGATCACCATTTAATGGATTCCATTAAATGCTAACTACTAGCGAATGGCAACTGCAATACCGCGAGGTCTTGTGGGGAGGAAGTCGCTAGCAAAACTACTAGCTGACGGACAGAAACATCCTATAAGGCTTAGCCTGAAAGTGAGGCGGCCAAGGACACCGAAGCCGGGTGATCTAACGGGTAAAGTAAATGATGCAGTTGTGTAGTGAAAGTTCACGTTCTTATCTGGGGAGATCTGTTTAGCTTGCTGCTGTGAAACTGTCAGCGTGGCCGCTGACTCATAAGTAGGTCCAACCCACTAGCCACCATCGAAGGGTAGACAAGAGTGGTGGAACACAGCGGTGCCTCGGCCAGTAATGGCCAAGGTGATTGAATAGAAGTCAGCAGACGGCATAGTAGCCAAATGCCAAGATTAATACCTTGGACAGGGTGAAGGCCTGAATCCAAAATCCACGAGTTAAAAGACAGGGATAGCCTGCGGATATGTTTCCAGTCCGATAAAGTTGAGGTATCGCACTGCCATGACACTCAGCTCAAATGAAGAGCTGCTCGACGCAATCGTTGAATAGAGAT
This DNA window, taken from Microbulbifer sp. VAAF005, encodes the following:
- the rho gene encoding transcription termination factor Rho; the protein is MSRKILSLKVKRNTEPKKADKKQEDTSDPKKRFLNGVAINPSEPIRLESGSQQLTVRAMDLITPIGKGQRGLIVAPPGCGKTTILKHICQAVGKAYPEIKLYALLIDERPEEVTDFKRSVPAEVYASSSDHSYEEHVRVANELHDRACKEAGEGLDVMIVVDSLTRLSRVHNAQRSGRGRTMSGGIDARAMEIPRKLFGAARKIEGGGSLTILATILVDTGSRMDQVIFEEFKGTGNMEVVLSKEVARQRIFPALDIAKSSTRREEILFNSKDIATIRALRRTLASLKPVDGTKKLIELLEKYPTNAELLDH
- a CDS encoding PA4780 family RIO1-like protein kinase produces the protein MKTPKRLQPLIDDGLIDEVISRLMSGKEADIFIVRCRDQIRCAKVYKDATKRSFKKAAQYQEGRKVRSGRQARAMQKRSNYGRQQQEEIWQNAEVDALSRLARAHVRVPKTFGCVDGVLLMELITDEAGNVAPRLGDVTMSEEQAIQDHALMIHYIMLMLHEGIVHGDLSEFNVLVDDSGPVIIDLPQAVNAAANNSAQEMFTRDVDNMRRYYGRFAPSLLQTQYAKEMWALFEEGNLTTSSTLSGKFDDDDDSADVDAVLEEIKAVMQEELERKERIRESSEDT